In a genomic window of Streptomyces koelreuteriae:
- a CDS encoding MurR/RpiR family transcriptional regulator, with protein MTRRVKEIFAAENGGRNGKGDTGGPSAMVGTLGTPPAPAALAAKVRTLAPSMTRSMQRVAEAVAGDPAGCAALTVTGLAELTGTSEATVVRTARLLGYPGYRDLRLALAGLAAQQQSGRAPAITTDIAVDDPIADVVAKLAYDEQQTLADTAAGLDTVQLGAAVTALVAARRTDVYGVGASGLVAQDLTQKLLRIGLMAHAHSDPHLAVTNAVQLRAGDVAVAITHSGSTGDVIEPLRVAFERGATTVAITGRPDGPVTQYADHVLTTSTARESELRPAAMSSRTGQLLVVDCLFIGVAQRTYDTAAPALSASYEALAHRHRP; from the coding sequence GTGACCCGTAGAGTGAAGGAAATTTTCGCCGCTGAGAACGGCGGCCGGAACGGCAAGGGCGACACCGGAGGCCCGAGCGCCATGGTCGGCACGCTCGGCACCCCGCCCGCCCCCGCCGCCCTCGCCGCCAAGGTCCGGACCCTGGCGCCGTCGATGACGCGTTCCATGCAGCGCGTCGCCGAGGCCGTCGCGGGCGACCCGGCCGGCTGCGCGGCCCTCACGGTCACCGGCCTCGCCGAACTCACCGGCACCAGCGAGGCGACCGTCGTACGCACCGCCCGGCTGCTCGGCTATCCGGGCTACCGGGACCTGCGCCTCGCCCTCGCCGGCCTCGCCGCGCAGCAGCAGTCCGGGCGGGCCCCGGCCATCACGACGGACATCGCGGTGGACGACCCGATCGCCGACGTGGTCGCGAAGCTCGCCTACGACGAACAGCAGACCCTCGCCGACACCGCCGCCGGGCTCGACACCGTCCAGCTCGGCGCCGCTGTCACCGCGCTGGTCGCGGCCCGGCGCACCGATGTGTACGGCGTCGGGGCGTCCGGTCTGGTCGCCCAGGACCTCACGCAGAAGCTGCTGCGCATAGGGCTGATGGCCCACGCCCACAGCGACCCGCATCTGGCTGTGACGAACGCGGTGCAACTGCGGGCCGGTGACGTGGCGGTCGCCATCACGCACTCGGGGTCCACCGGGGACGTCATCGAGCCGCTGCGGGTCGCCTTCGAGCGCGGCGCGACGACGGTGGCGATCACGGGCCGCCCGGACGGGCCGGTGACGCAGTACGCCGATCACGTCCTCACCACGTCCACCGCCCGGGAGAGCGAACTGCGTCCGGCGGCGATGTCGTCGCGGACCGGCCAGCTCCTTGTGGTGGACTGCCTGTTCATAGGGGTGGCGCAGCGGACGTACGACACGGCGGCGCCGGCGCTCTCGGCGTCGTACGAGGCACTGGCCCACCGGCACCGTCCCTGA
- a CDS encoding DUF4031 domain-containing protein — protein sequence MTIYIDPPAWPGHGRMWSHLISDVSYDELHTFAERLGVPRRAFERDHYDIPAQRYADAVGAGAVEVSSREVVRLLHGAGLRRPKGLYRSPGSPSS from the coding sequence GTGACGATCTACATCGACCCACCGGCCTGGCCCGGACACGGCCGCATGTGGTCCCACCTGATCAGCGACGTCTCCTACGACGAACTGCACACCTTCGCCGAACGCCTCGGCGTCCCCCGGCGGGCCTTCGAACGCGACCACTACGACATCCCCGCCCAGCGGTACGCCGACGCGGTGGGCGCCGGGGCCGTGGAGGTCAGCAGCCGCGAGGTGGTGCGGCTGCTGCACGGGGCGGGGCTGCGACGACCCAAGGGTCTTTACCGCTCGCCGGGTTCACCGAGCTCGTAG
- a CDS encoding GNAT family N-acetyltransferase — protein sequence MEQAVGECVGLLGGVTDRDWEGAAAGRLAWSCRETAVHIAEDLIAYAGQLAGREAEAYTPFELSLEEGAGNAGAVQVIRTTGALLAAAIRTTPRQVRAFHPYPFRSANREGFAAMGAAEVLLHTHDIAEGLGVPYEADSELCDFVLRRIFPHVQPGPNPWQTLLWATGRGELPGRAPVTEWRWNNNLVVETERLALEGVTPAVAYDLATVGEGGCFEWLGGSPAEGTRVGAGLVFKQYEDGVHRPEWGMYVLVRREDDQALGAMGFHAVPDEAGRVEIGYDLVEAARGNGYATEALRALSAWALARDEVRTVVANVERDNTPSRNVLTRAGFTAVAEDTEQVTYELSGPAS from the coding sequence GTGGAACAGGCCGTCGGCGAGTGTGTCGGCCTGCTGGGGGGAGTCACCGACCGGGACTGGGAGGGGGCGGCGGCCGGGCGGCTCGCGTGGAGTTGTCGGGAGACGGCCGTGCATATCGCCGAGGATCTCATCGCGTACGCGGGGCAGTTGGCGGGGCGGGAGGCCGAGGCGTACACGCCCTTCGAGTTGTCGCTGGAGGAGGGGGCCGGCAACGCGGGTGCGGTGCAGGTGATCCGGACGACGGGGGCTCTGCTCGCGGCGGCGATCCGGACGACTCCGCGGCAGGTGCGGGCCTTCCATCCGTATCCGTTCCGCAGCGCGAACCGTGAGGGGTTCGCGGCGATGGGAGCGGCCGAGGTGCTGCTGCACACGCACGACATCGCCGAAGGACTGGGCGTGCCGTACGAGGCGGACTCCGAGCTGTGCGACTTCGTTCTCAGGCGGATCTTTCCGCACGTCCAGCCGGGACCGAACCCCTGGCAGACCCTGCTGTGGGCCACCGGCCGGGGGGAGTTGCCGGGGCGGGCGCCCGTCACCGAGTGGCGGTGGAACAACAACCTGGTCGTCGAGACCGAACGGCTCGCCCTCGAGGGCGTCACCCCGGCGGTGGCCTACGACCTTGCCACGGTCGGTGAGGGCGGCTGCTTCGAGTGGCTCGGAGGGAGCCCGGCCGAGGGCACCCGGGTGGGCGCCGGGCTGGTGTTCAAGCAGTACGAGGACGGGGTCCACCGGCCGGAGTGGGGCATGTACGTGCTGGTCCGCCGCGAGGACGACCAGGCGCTCGGCGCCATGGGCTTCCACGCCGTTCCCGACGAGGCGGGGCGGGTCGAGATCGGCTACGACCTGGTCGAAGCGGCCCGGGGCAACGGCTACGCCACCGAGGCCCTGCGTGCGCTGTCGGCGTGGGCGCTGGCCCGGGACGAGGTACGGACCGTCGTCGCCAACGTCGAGCGGGACAACACGCCCTCGCGGAACGTCCTCACCCGCGCCGGATTCACGGCCGTGGCGGAGGACACCGAGCAGGTGACCTACGAGCTGAGTGGACCCGCGAGCTGA
- a CDS encoding HD domain-containing protein, translated as MHKVQHKALLIGASEYDDPRIQDLPFVRDDLQRIRDMLIERGFRTAEIVESKRGITPNTVNGRIRAFLRDAGRGDTLLILLSGHGQHFEGKDFLIPEDATFEVGVFAESCIEIGWERELEDSPAAHVVFLVDACREGIDRDTMATLPGIQPWPRRKVADTLRRKVAYVHACKAPQLALFVGEKETVRPGFDPGTQPGESFSLFSRALADTIAADPHALHLHEFATRVQKRVVELHRAYGKTRPPQEVTVVTETAAAPGGEDFPLLPGPDRRTETHPWIRSAERHPVWQRTPDGPARRHLQETCAALASRLAAMYDSAAHALRDDPWHDDELARRTHDRLGFLTGRLADNVALSPTEAALAVLLPLVEQAFWTQEAAQRVGVLGTDLCATGPDHTRFRKFGQGFPRLKRRLRTLHDQTAARDSVERIRWWLFHRWLIQQPELYAAEKLKSLLGEVAGGSDQPPWVTDALSADRLMLLLKEHRTAPFSVRRASTGRPSGALDDHDVIAATTGDEHEVRQPLVSALLKAAYAMAVDPVDLPEIVVEHLGIYDSVDLGELRTTVRRSDWRHSGVGRSLNAVCTHPAVQIALREHADRVDTLLREINRDDNPALAPLSDLPPYADGSRVRLDGNTPDQLSDGIRFQLAEDRVQELLMGEQLYGDRELAVRELYQNALDALRYRDCRTQYLQRTGRPTAPWEGRIEFVQGVGSDGRPYLECRDNGIGMGLTELGSVFSQGGTRFVDLPEYIEEQVAWSELPEPKLRLYPNSRFGIGVLSYFMLADEIVVRTCRMGRDGRPGRLLQVTIAGPGNLFRVEDLGEGTEPGTTVRLLLSRQGKRMSCVDALQRLLWVAAYQTTAAHGSRGHEWVPRELSLTAVEIELSQGKSGARAKGPVCLASGSPDLWWIDRQGIVLSDGLLTETEPAFQAVHQFPYGIIMNLHGEHAPVLTVDRKKVRSFDRDHVRATLTAAAPSLTLPDLPLPTLEWLTQASSASTWFGDLVARHAQLADVKWRIGDYSMPFSKIGYFLPDADLIPLVTGSYRLELRRHHAARFFSTMPPSVLRWRLRALYRAGLGGPVSLPESCPSDELCARPSDLVLLARGSSKRWDRAYRDWTGEPDSRHPALLLGFLADWHDPGQPLSAAKIFALSSRSERPPADVAARLTALDYQVEPLSGCAAAEYEDLPLLLRMGTASEWLAPDSVLSGAQVCVSAVYRATSTPQAARRLRELGFTVPEDHPVREHWTEEEQGIIKRLWSSCATQPSPDEALRISRAQLASVAHDTDATMLRITEFLSELGFQLPPDATNGCELTEDDRTLLLYNAQRPWVDQEVSLLYMTAVARHLQRPVQSIAARLEDLGYAVAPVPDDEGQLPSPAETALVSHSVTLRTGSPLSLFGVALAARQTGISLPEAISVLARWGYRCSVTAEAVSSASGIDNTLYRYRPFADPAACGPVSPAALHAVGGRADALTDFGYDVVPPSKTWLREDHLADALLRTLTTEETSTPTLHPDDPPLSLVTLAVVALSAAKTLRETALKATGLGMRHEIEDWFPAPENPSPEAPTPS; from the coding sequence ATGCACAAGGTCCAGCACAAGGCCCTCCTCATCGGAGCGAGCGAGTACGACGACCCGCGCATCCAGGACCTGCCGTTCGTCCGCGACGACCTGCAGCGGATCCGGGACATGCTCATCGAACGCGGCTTCCGGACGGCGGAGATCGTCGAGAGCAAGCGCGGCATCACACCGAACACGGTCAACGGCCGCATCCGAGCCTTCCTGCGCGACGCCGGCCGGGGCGACACCCTGCTGATCCTGCTCAGCGGACACGGCCAGCACTTCGAGGGCAAGGACTTCCTGATCCCCGAGGACGCCACCTTCGAGGTCGGGGTCTTCGCCGAGAGCTGCATCGAGATCGGCTGGGAGCGGGAACTGGAGGACTCCCCGGCGGCTCATGTCGTCTTCCTCGTCGACGCCTGCCGGGAGGGCATCGACCGCGACACCATGGCCACGCTGCCCGGCATCCAGCCCTGGCCCCGGCGCAAGGTCGCCGACACGCTGCGCCGCAAAGTGGCCTACGTGCACGCCTGCAAGGCACCCCAACTGGCCCTGTTCGTAGGCGAGAAGGAGACGGTCCGGCCGGGCTTCGACCCCGGCACCCAGCCGGGCGAGTCCTTCAGCCTCTTCTCCCGCGCCCTCGCGGACACGATCGCGGCGGACCCGCATGCCCTGCACCTGCACGAGTTCGCGACGCGGGTGCAGAAACGGGTCGTGGAACTGCACCGCGCCTACGGCAAGACCCGCCCGCCGCAGGAGGTCACCGTCGTCACTGAGACCGCGGCCGCACCGGGCGGCGAGGACTTCCCGCTGCTGCCCGGCCCCGACCGGCGCACCGAGACGCACCCGTGGATCCGTTCCGCCGAACGGCACCCGGTCTGGCAGCGCACCCCCGACGGCCCCGCCCGCCGGCACCTCCAGGAGACCTGTGCCGCCCTGGCGTCCCGGCTGGCCGCGATGTACGACAGCGCGGCCCATGCCCTGCGCGACGACCCCTGGCACGACGACGAACTGGCCCGGCGCACCCACGACAGACTGGGCTTCCTCACAGGCCGGCTCGCCGACAACGTCGCTCTGTCCCCGACCGAGGCCGCGTTGGCGGTCCTGCTGCCCCTGGTCGAGCAGGCCTTCTGGACCCAGGAGGCCGCACAGCGCGTCGGCGTACTCGGCACGGACCTGTGCGCCACCGGCCCCGACCACACCCGCTTCCGCAAGTTCGGCCAGGGCTTCCCGCGCCTCAAGCGCCGGCTGCGCACCCTGCACGACCAGACCGCGGCCCGCGACTCCGTGGAGCGGATCCGCTGGTGGCTGTTCCACCGCTGGCTGATCCAGCAGCCGGAGCTGTACGCGGCGGAGAAGCTCAAGTCCCTCCTCGGCGAGGTGGCGGGCGGCTCCGACCAGCCGCCATGGGTGACCGACGCACTCTCCGCGGACCGTCTGATGCTGCTGCTGAAGGAACACCGCACGGCCCCGTTCTCCGTCCGCCGGGCCTCCACCGGCCGCCCTTCCGGCGCCCTCGACGACCACGACGTCATCGCCGCCACCACCGGCGACGAGCACGAGGTCCGCCAGCCCCTGGTCTCCGCCCTGCTCAAGGCGGCCTACGCGATGGCCGTCGACCCCGTCGACCTGCCCGAGATCGTCGTGGAGCACCTCGGCATCTACGACAGCGTCGACCTCGGCGAACTCAGGACGACCGTGCGCCGCTCCGACTGGCGGCACTCCGGTGTCGGCCGCTCCCTGAACGCGGTCTGCACCCACCCGGCCGTCCAGATCGCCCTACGGGAACACGCCGACCGCGTCGACACCCTGCTCCGCGAGATCAACCGGGACGACAACCCCGCCCTGGCCCCGCTCAGCGACCTGCCGCCCTACGCCGACGGCAGCCGGGTCCGCCTCGACGGCAACACCCCCGACCAGCTCTCCGACGGCATCCGCTTCCAGCTCGCCGAGGACCGCGTCCAGGAGCTCCTCATGGGCGAACAGCTCTACGGCGACCGCGAGCTGGCGGTCCGCGAGCTCTACCAGAACGCGCTGGACGCGCTGCGCTACCGGGACTGCCGCACGCAGTACCTCCAGCGCACGGGCCGTCCGACGGCACCCTGGGAGGGCCGGATCGAGTTCGTCCAGGGCGTGGGCTCGGACGGCCGCCCCTACCTGGAGTGCCGCGACAACGGCATCGGCATGGGCCTCACCGAACTCGGCAGCGTCTTCTCCCAGGGCGGCACCCGCTTCGTCGACCTGCCCGAGTACATCGAGGAACAGGTCGCCTGGAGCGAACTCCCGGAACCCAAGCTCCGCCTGTACCCCAACTCCCGTTTCGGCATCGGGGTCCTGAGCTACTTCATGCTGGCCGACGAGATCGTGGTCCGCACCTGCCGCATGGGGCGGGACGGCCGGCCCGGGCGGCTGCTCCAGGTGACGATCGCGGGGCCGGGGAATCTGTTCCGGGTGGAGGACCTTGGGGAGGGGACCGAGCCGGGGACGACGGTGCGGCTGTTGCTGTCGCGGCAGGGGAAGCGCATGTCGTGCGTGGACGCGTTGCAGCGGTTGCTGTGGGTGGCGGCTTATCAGACGACTGCGGCGCACGGGTCCCGCGGGCATGAGTGGGTGCCGAGAGAGTTGTCTCTTACGGCTGTTGAGATCGAGCTGTCGCAAGGGAAGTCGGGCGCTCGGGCCAAGGGCCCTGTCTGCCTCGCGTCCGGTTCACCGGACCTCTGGTGGATCGACCGCCAGGGCATCGTCCTGTCCGACGGCCTGTTGACGGAAACGGAACCGGCATTCCAGGCGGTACACCAGTTCCCCTACGGCATCATCATGAATCTGCATGGTGAGCATGCGCCGGTGCTCACCGTCGACCGGAAGAAGGTGCGTTCCTTCGACCGCGATCACGTAAGGGCTACGCTCACCGCTGCGGCGCCGAGTCTGACACTCCCGGACCTTCCCCTTCCGACCCTTGAGTGGCTGACGCAAGCCAGCTCGGCCTCGACGTGGTTCGGCGACCTCGTGGCTCGGCACGCCCAGCTCGCCGACGTGAAATGGCGCATCGGGGACTACTCGATGCCCTTCAGCAAGATTGGCTATTTCCTCCCTGACGCCGACCTCATCCCTCTGGTGACCGGCAGCTACAGGCTGGAACTACGTCGGCACCACGCTGCCCGCTTCTTCAGCACCATGCCGCCGAGTGTGCTGCGTTGGCGCCTGCGCGCGCTGTACCGCGCGGGACTCGGAGGGCCGGTGTCACTGCCGGAATCGTGCCCGTCCGACGAGTTGTGCGCCCGGCCCTCCGACCTGGTGCTGCTCGCCAGAGGTTCGTCCAAGCGCTGGGACAGGGCGTACAGAGACTGGACGGGGGAGCCGGACAGCCGGCATCCCGCTCTGCTTCTCGGCTTCCTTGCCGATTGGCACGACCCCGGCCAGCCGCTCAGCGCCGCCAAGATCTTCGCGCTGAGCAGCAGGTCGGAACGCCCGCCCGCGGACGTCGCCGCCCGGCTCACCGCTCTGGACTACCAGGTCGAACCCTTGTCCGGCTGCGCCGCCGCCGAATACGAGGATCTTCCGCTCCTGCTGCGGATGGGCACCGCGTCGGAGTGGCTGGCTCCAGACTCGGTACTTTCGGGGGCCCAGGTCTGTGTCAGTGCCGTGTACCGCGCCACTTCCACTCCGCAAGCCGCGCGGCGTCTGCGGGAATTGGGCTTCACCGTGCCGGAGGACCACCCGGTCCGGGAGCACTGGACAGAGGAGGAGCAAGGCATCATCAAGCGCCTGTGGTCGTCGTGCGCTACCCAACCGTCCCCCGATGAGGCTCTGCGCATCTCCCGGGCGCAGCTGGCCTCGGTGGCCCACGACACGGACGCGACGATGCTCCGCATCACGGAGTTCCTGTCCGAGCTGGGCTTCCAGTTGCCCCCCGACGCCACAAACGGCTGCGAACTGACAGAGGACGACCGAACGCTCCTTCTGTACAACGCCCAGCGTCCCTGGGTGGATCAGGAGGTCTCACTCCTCTACATGACAGCCGTGGCACGCCATCTCCAAAGGCCCGTCCAGTCCATCGCCGCACGGCTGGAGGATCTTGGCTACGCGGTGGCGCCTGTCCCCGACGATGAAGGACAGCTGCCCTCGCCGGCTGAGACCGCACTTGTCAGTCACAGTGTCACGCTGCGCACGGGCAGCCCCCTGAGCCTCTTCGGGGTGGCCCTCGCGGCACGGCAGACGGGCATCTCACTGCCCGAGGCGATCTCCGTCCTCGCCAGATGGGGCTACCGCTGCTCGGTCACGGCCGAGGCCGTTTCCTCCGCCAGCGGCATCGACAACACGCTCTACAGGTACCGCCCCTTCGCCGACCCCGCCGCCTGCGGCCCGGTATCCCCCGCCGCCCTGCACGCGGTGGGAGGCCGAGCCGACGCCCTCACCGACTTCGGCTACGACGTCGTCCCCCCGTCGAAAACCTGGCTCAGGGAAGACCACCTGGCAGACGCCCTGCTTCGCACCCTCACCACCGAGGAAACTTCCACCCCCACCCTCCACCCCGACGACCCCCCGCTCTCCCTCGTCACCCTGGCCGTCGTAGCCCTCTCCGCCGCCAAGACGCTCCGCGAAACGGCCCTCAAGGCCACCGGACTCGGCATGCGTCACGAGATCGAAGACTGGTTCCCCGCCCCGGAAAACCCGTCGCCCGAGGCCCCCACACCCTCATAG
- a CDS encoding Pepco domain-containing protein, whose amino-acid sequence MDNAGEPEVIEPSLPFWVTVTEEGDDSMGLFGGGEPALRSVPLGPLRKNLAETVDALQQLFEDAAARGGTLPLAEAQLSFQVTASGGVQLLGTGQVQGTRGLTLVFKRPS is encoded by the coding sequence ATGGACAACGCCGGCGAGCCCGAGGTCATCGAGCCGAGCCTGCCGTTCTGGGTCACCGTCACCGAGGAGGGCGACGACTCGATGGGCCTGTTCGGCGGCGGCGAACCCGCCCTGCGGTCCGTACCGCTCGGTCCCCTGCGCAAGAACCTCGCGGAAACCGTCGACGCTCTCCAGCAGCTGTTCGAGGACGCCGCGGCCCGGGGCGGCACCCTGCCGCTCGCCGAGGCCCAACTGTCCTTCCAGGTCACCGCGAGCGGCGGCGTCCAGCTACTCGGCACCGGCCAGGTGCAGGGCACCCGCGGACTGACGCTGGTCTTCAAACGGCCTTCCTAG
- a CDS encoding HD domain-containing protein: MADPDPDTLRTRFTRALESARGPAGGPDPAPYADNLLTRWQEPQRHYHTVHHLTAVLDHIDALEPHAQDPDVVRLAAWFHDAVYLPDRSENEERSARLAERALTEAGVPAAKTAEVARLVRLTITHDPADDDPDGQVLCDADLAILASPPSAYAAYTTAVRAEYHFVPNDAFRTGRATILRQLLDLPRLFRTPHGASEWEATARYNLRSELELLEDSPS; the protein is encoded by the coding sequence ATGGCCGATCCCGATCCCGACACCCTGCGCACCCGCTTCACCCGCGCCCTGGAATCCGCCCGGGGCCCGGCCGGCGGTCCCGACCCTGCCCCGTACGCGGACAACCTGCTCACCCGCTGGCAGGAGCCCCAACGCCACTACCACACGGTCCACCACCTCACAGCGGTCCTCGACCACATCGACGCACTGGAGCCGCACGCGCAGGACCCGGACGTGGTGCGCCTCGCCGCCTGGTTCCACGACGCGGTCTATCTCCCCGACCGCTCCGAGAACGAGGAACGCTCCGCCCGCCTCGCCGAACGCGCCCTCACCGAGGCCGGCGTCCCCGCCGCCAAGACCGCCGAAGTGGCCCGCCTGGTCCGCCTCACGATCACCCACGACCCCGCCGACGACGACCCCGACGGCCAGGTCCTCTGCGACGCCGACCTGGCCATCCTCGCCTCACCCCCGTCGGCCTACGCGGCCTACACCACCGCCGTCCGCGCGGAATACCACTTCGTCCCGAACGACGCCTTCCGCACGGGCCGCGCGACGATCCTCCGCCAACTCCTGGACCTGCCGAGGCTGTTCAGGACCCCGCACGGGGCGAGCGAGTGGGAGGCGACGGCCCGCTACAACCTGCGGTCGGAGCTGGAACTGCTGGAGGATTCGCCCTCCTGA
- a CDS encoding maleylpyruvate isomerase family mycothiol-dependent enzyme: protein MTTPADVHEERDPEQPGRLLTIERDALIPLLRGRAEEDFARPVAACPGWTVRDVLAHCSAVLTRVAEGRFEAGVFSPESNDRDIAEREGWSNAQVVAELERGLGEAGAVIAGAGGKLDGVALGEWVHAGDVREALGEPGAYGGAGLPDALALLARITHERGHVALHADLDDLDEPLRLGESDGERPPGRFIGDGPTLVRLYAGRRVGEATSYELAGVEAKELNIFG, encoded by the coding sequence ATGACGACTCCTGCTGATGTGCACGAGGAACGCGACCCCGAGCAGCCCGGGCGGCTGCTCACGATCGAGCGCGACGCGCTGATCCCGCTGCTGCGGGGCAGGGCCGAGGAGGACTTCGCACGGCCCGTGGCCGCGTGTCCGGGCTGGACGGTCCGGGATGTGCTGGCGCACTGCTCGGCCGTACTGACCCGGGTGGCGGAGGGCCGGTTCGAGGCGGGTGTGTTCTCGCCCGAGTCGAACGACCGGGACATCGCCGAGCGGGAGGGGTGGAGCAACGCGCAGGTCGTGGCGGAGCTGGAGCGCGGGCTGGGCGAGGCCGGGGCGGTGATCGCCGGGGCGGGCGGGAAGCTGGACGGTGTCGCGCTCGGGGAGTGGGTGCACGCCGGGGACGTGCGCGAGGCGCTCGGGGAGCCGGGGGCGTACGGCGGGGCCGGGCTGCCGGACGCGCTCGCGCTGCTCGCCCGCATCACCCACGAGCGGGGGCATGTGGCGCTGCACGCCGACCTCGACGACCTGGACGAGCCGCTGCGGCTGGGCGAGAGCGACGGGGAGCGGCCCCCGGGGCGGTTCATCGGGGACGGGCCGACCCTCGTACGGCTGTACGCGGGGCGTCGGGTCGGGGAGGCGACGTCGTATGAGCTGGCCGGGGTGGAGGCGAAGGAGCTGAACATCTTCGGATGA
- a CDS encoding copper homeostasis protein CutC — MSKRAVLEVIALGVEDAVAAQAGGADRLELVTDMAADGLTPSAGTVAGIRRAVDLSLRVMLRLTDGFAAGDTDRLVRVVGELREAGAEEFVLGFLDADGGVDLTAVERVVAVLDGCPWTFHRAIDRAADRDALRKQLDGMPGLDTYLTAGSADGVDDGLPVLLAEAGRQGEPGYEQQLLVGGGLRLDHIPTLLAAGVDGFHIGGAARPEGWEAPVSAQAVARWRTALDAAPV, encoded by the coding sequence ATGAGCAAGCGTGCAGTCCTGGAGGTGATCGCCCTCGGCGTGGAGGACGCGGTCGCCGCCCAGGCGGGAGGCGCGGACCGTCTCGAGCTGGTCACCGACATGGCGGCCGACGGGCTCACCCCGTCCGCCGGGACCGTCGCCGGGATCCGCCGGGCCGTCGACCTCTCCCTGCGGGTGATGCTCCGGCTCACCGACGGCTTCGCCGCGGGGGACACCGACCGGCTGGTCCGGGTGGTGGGCGAGCTGCGGGAGGCCGGGGCCGAGGAGTTCGTGCTCGGGTTCCTCGACGCGGACGGCGGCGTGGACCTGACGGCCGTGGAGCGGGTCGTCGCGGTGCTGGACGGCTGCCCCTGGACCTTCCACCGTGCGATCGACCGGGCCGCCGACCGCGACGCCCTGCGCAAGCAACTCGACGGGATGCCCGGGCTCGACACGTACCTCACCGCCGGATCGGCCGACGGGGTCGACGACGGGCTCCCCGTGCTGCTCGCCGAGGCGGGACGGCAAGGGGAGCCCGGGTACGAGCAGCAGTTGCTGGTGGGGGGCGGGCTGCGCCTGGACCACATTCCGACGCTGCTGGCGGCCGGGGTCGACGGCTTCCACATCGGCGGCGCGGCCCGGCCGGAGGGCTGGGAGGCGCCGGTGTCGGCGCAGGCCGTCGCACGGTGGCGGACCGCCCTGGATGCCGCGCCCGTGTGA